The DNA sequence TTGCTACAATTTCTGTCTTACTGGGTTTACCTTTATCTGGAACGCATGTTCTTGTAGCAGCTATTATTGGTTCTGCATTAGCTAGAAAAACAAAAATAAGCTTATCAGCTATTAAACAAGTGATGTTTGGTTGGGTAGTTACTTTTCCAGCAAGCGGTTTCTTTGCTATATTAATTGCTGGAATAGCTTTTCATCTTAAGTTAATTGTAATTTAAATTTTAGGAAAAAAAGTAAAAAATATATAACTACAATGAAAGTATATACATTATAAAGGTAAAGTTAAAAGGTTATGGTGAAAAAATTGAAGATTTCTAAATGGTTCAGTAAAGGTAGAAAAGTTGATGCTGTAAAAATGCTTGAAACACATTTAGATTTAACATTTAATTCTGTAAAAGAGTTGCATGAAGGAATAAAAGCTAAACTTGATGGAAGAGGAGAGGAGTCAATTATTCACTTAAAAAAAGCGGGACAATTAGAGGAGGAAGCTGATGTTAAAAGAAGAGTTGAATTAAAAGAGCTTGCTAAAGGCGTGTTACCGCCTCTTAGTAGAGAAGATTTAATGAAATTAACAGATAGTTTAGATAGAATTGCTGATGGAGCTAAAATGACTGCGAAACTTGCTCTTTTAATTTCATTTAATGATTTACCTAAAGAAATTAAGGATGAATTATTTAATCTTTCTAGCTTAGCTGTTGAATGCGCTAAAAAACTTGTTGATGCTCTTTTATGGATGAATAAAGACTTTAATGTAACTCTTTCATTAACTGATAATGTAGAGAAGATTGAGGAGGATTCTGATGAAAAATACGATTTAATAAGGAGGCTTCTTTATAATTCTGAATTAAAACCAGCT is a window from the Candidatus Bathyarchaeota archaeon genome containing:
- a CDS encoding DUF47 family protein — encoded protein: MKISKWFSKGRKVDAVKMLETHLDLTFNSVKELHEGIKAKLDGRGEESIIHLKKAGQLEEEADVKRRVELKELAKGVLPPLSREDLMKLTDSLDRIADGAKMTAKLALLISFNDLPKEIKDELFNLSSLAVECAKKLVDALLWMNKDFNVTLSLTDNVEKIEEDSDEKYDLIRRLLYNSELKPAQLVFINELARGLETITDWCEDTGDLARIIIVTASEV